CATTGGCGCGCTGGATGTCGAACTCGTTCCTGATCGCCGGCGGCACAACGATCGTGAGTCTGTGCCTGGGTACGCTCGCCGGGTACGCACTCAGCCGGTTCCGTTTCGTGGGCCGCGGTCTCGTGAGCGGGGCGATGCTCGTCACGCAGGTATTGCCGGAAGCGCTCATCCTCATTCCCCTCTATGGAATCTTCGTCACGCTTGGGTTGCTCAACAGTCTCTGGGGTCTGGTCATCGCCAACGCGGGCTTTGCTCTGCCTGTGGCGGCGTTCATCATCATGAGCGCGGTCGACGGTGTCCCTGTCGAGCTGGAGGAGGCCGCCCGGATCGACAACTGTCCGCGATTGAGTATCCTCACCTCGATCATCGTTCCGGTCATCAGCCCGAGCATCGCAGCAGCGGCCGTCATCACATTCTTCTCTGCGTGGAACGAGTACCTGCTCGCGGCGACCTTCCTGCTCGACCAGGAGCGCTGGCCGGCGAGTGTTGGACTGGCGTCGTTCATCGGGCAGTACGAGA
The window above is part of the Pseudactinotalea sp. HY158 genome. Proteins encoded here:
- a CDS encoding carbohydrate ABC transporter permease; amino-acid sequence: MRERSKSLRRIIFYVVVAAFVIIAGFPVYWMLTTAFGAQSDLYSGNQTPYPQLGNIGLLLESLADLPLARWMSNSFLIAGGTTIVSLCLGTLAGYALSRFRFVGRGLVSGAMLVTQVLPEALILIPLYGIFVTLGLLNSLWGLVIANAGFALPVAAFIIMSAVDGVPVELEEAARIDNCPRLSILTSIIVPVISPSIAAAAVITFFSAWNEYLLAATFLLDQERWPASVGLASFIGQYETPLAGVMGAALLFCIPAIVFFLIVQRRIVAGLTTGAVKG